A DNA window from Mucilaginibacter xinganensis contains the following coding sequences:
- a CDS encoding AAA family ATPase has protein sequence MILQNFEVNDLYGNQSLKMEISDNILLLVAENGSGKTTLLRLLYLFLSKQWFKLIEYEFSTINAVLDDVKYTFRKNEFQNIGLDSEKIKALILKYPLYEKFIKEELKRYDINQLLKDTYLLNDIESEFDIPLSLLFRIVQDLKELSFDETKYNWDVNIIYLPTYRRIERDFHSLFGDLNKRLEQHILNLVPEINLRIESEKSENDNEESETEADLQKVFSELWKTRDIEKWKRKKNESSQLELIEFGMNDVKYKLSELLKKNELNQIAENNLLVDQFLVNCNKYLSNQKEMRLSKNSNFLEIQRINLEDCLDLDTLSSGEKQIVSLFSYLLLDKNKVFVIFDEPEISLSISWQEMLLNDILTCNCEGLVVATHSPFVISDSLKKYTHGLNEFIVK, from the coding sequence ATGATATTACAAAATTTTGAAGTAAACGATCTATATGGTAATCAATCACTAAAAATGGAAATTAGTGATAATATTTTATTACTTGTTGCCGAAAATGGGTCGGGTAAAACGACACTTCTTAGATTGTTATACTTATTTCTTTCAAAACAATGGTTCAAATTAATTGAATATGAGTTTAGCACAATAAATGCCGTATTAGATGATGTAAAGTATACATTTAGAAAAAACGAATTTCAGAATATTGGTCTAGATTCTGAAAAGATTAAAGCACTTATATTAAAATATCCATTATATGAAAAATTCATAAAAGAGGAGTTAAAAAGGTATGATATTAATCAATTGTTAAAAGATACATATTTGTTAAACGATATTGAAAGCGAGTTTGACATCCCTTTAAGCCTTTTATTTCGAATCGTACAGGACTTAAAAGAACTTTCCTTCGATGAAACTAAATATAATTGGGACGTAAATATAATTTACCTTCCAACCTATAGAAGAATTGAAAGGGATTTTCATTCGTTATTTGGAGACTTAAATAAGAGACTCGAGCAACATATATTAAATTTAGTCCCTGAGATAAATCTCCGGATTGAATCAGAGAAATCAGAAAACGACAATGAGGAAAGCGAAACTGAAGCCGATCTTCAAAAAGTGTTTAGTGAATTGTGGAAGACGAGAGATATTGAAAAGTGGAAAAGAAAGAAAAATGAATCATCGCAATTAGAACTTATTGAGTTCGGAATGAATGACGTCAAGTACAAATTAAGTGAATTATTAAAGAAAAATGAGTTAAATCAAATTGCTGAAAATAATCTGTTGGTTGATCAGTTTTTAGTTAACTGTAATAAGTATTTATCCAATCAAAAGGAAATGCGACTTTCTAAAAATTCCAACTTTTTAGAAATACAGAGAATAAATCTAGAAGATTGCCTTGATTTGGATACCCTATCATCTGGAGAAAAACAAATAGTGTCACTTTTTAGCTATTTGTTGCTAGATAAAAATAAAGTTTTTGTAATATTCGATGAACCGGAAATTTCGTTGTCAATTAGTTGGCAAGAAATGCTTTTAAATGATATTTTGACTTGCAATTGTGAGGGCCTTGTTGTCGCCACACACTCTCCTTTTGTCATTTCGGACTCGTTGAAAAAATACACTCATGGCCTAAACGAATTCATTGTTAAATGA
- a CDS encoding protease, with protein sequence MKNISSILFITMLTISACSVKTRNNQSTDSTANAGTPLVEKGLFAKMKIKDTIKAGDSVLLKFTVYNPADSAQQFCKWHTPFEPLMSKYLDVKSESGEEADYRGAMAKRIMPPPASSYIKVKGKDSLSANVDLLKAFAIIKPARYTITYNSQSMSGLRVTDSVSFVYKAK encoded by the coding sequence ATGAAAAACATCTCATCTATTTTATTTATTACCATGCTGACCATTTCGGCATGCAGCGTTAAAACCCGGAATAATCAATCCACAGATTCGACGGCAAATGCGGGTACCCCGCTCGTTGAAAAAGGGTTATTCGCAAAAATGAAAATTAAGGACACCATTAAAGCAGGCGATTCTGTATTGCTTAAATTTACTGTTTATAACCCTGCCGATTCCGCACAGCAGTTTTGTAAATGGCACACGCCGTTTGAGCCTTTAATGAGTAAATACCTGGACGTAAAAAGCGAAAGCGGCGAAGAGGCCGATTACCGTGGAGCCATGGCCAAAAGGATAATGCCCCCACCGGCAAGCAGCTATATTAAGGTAAAAGGGAAAGACAGCCTTTCCGCAAATGTGGACCTGCTTAAGGCTTTTGCCATCATTAAACCAGCACGCTATACCATTACCTACAACAGCCAAAGCATGAGCGGTTTGCGCGTTACTGACAGTGTTTCGTTTGTTTATAAAGCAAAGTAG
- the dinB gene encoding DNA polymerase IV: protein MENQPAQPHRKIIHIDMDAFYASVEQRDNPEYRDKPLVVGGLPEGRGGVVATASYEARKFGIRSAMPSKQALQLCPHALFVRPRFDAYKEVSRCIREIFSRYTDLIEPLSLDEAYLDVTNDKLNIGSAIEIAQQIKQAIKDELQLTASAGVSVNKFVAKIASDINKPDGLKFIGPAAIEGFMEQLPVEKFFGVGKVTAQKMKNMGLHTGHDLKQLTEAELTKRFGKAGRFYFNIVRGIDNREVQPHRETKSLAAEDTFAYDLTTTEEMEAELDKIAATVCKRLQHYELKGRTVTLKIKYSDFKQITRNQSFPAGFNDLETISTTAKKLLAATDPEDKRIRLLGISLSNFGEITVKGKDEKPTDQLRLFPF, encoded by the coding sequence ATGGAAAATCAGCCCGCTCAACCTCACCGTAAAATCATCCATATTGATATGGACGCATTTTACGCATCCGTTGAGCAGCGCGACAACCCAGAATACCGCGACAAACCGCTGGTGGTAGGCGGCCTGCCCGAAGGGCGCGGAGGCGTAGTGGCTACGGCCAGCTATGAGGCCCGCAAGTTTGGCATCCGCTCGGCCATGCCGTCAAAACAGGCGCTGCAGCTTTGCCCTCATGCTCTGTTTGTTCGCCCCAGGTTTGATGCCTACAAGGAAGTTTCGCGCTGCATCCGCGAGATCTTTAGCCGCTATACCGACCTCATTGAGCCGCTCTCACTGGATGAAGCCTATTTGGATGTTACCAATGACAAGCTCAATATCGGTTCGGCCATTGAAATCGCGCAGCAAATAAAACAGGCAATAAAGGATGAACTCCAGCTTACCGCTTCGGCGGGTGTGTCTGTTAATAAGTTTGTGGCCAAAATAGCTTCAGATATCAATAAGCCCGACGGCCTTAAGTTTATCGGCCCGGCGGCTATTGAAGGCTTTATGGAGCAGCTGCCGGTAGAGAAGTTTTTTGGTGTGGGGAAGGTAACCGCACAAAAAATGAAGAATATGGGACTGCACACCGGGCATGACCTGAAGCAGCTCACCGAGGCTGAACTTACCAAACGCTTTGGCAAGGCGGGGAGGTTTTATTTTAATATTGTTAGAGGGATTGATAACCGCGAAGTACAGCCTCATCGTGAAACAAAATCATTGGCTGCCGAAGATACTTTTGCGTACGATCTTACCACAACCGAAGAAATGGAGGCCGAACTGGATAAAATTGCAGCCACCGTTTGCAAACGATTGCAGCATTATGAACTGAAGGGCCGAACCGTGACCCTCAAAATAAAATACAGCGATTTTAAGCAGATCACCCGCAACCAGTCATTCCCGGCGGGTTTTAATGATTTAGAAACCATTAGTACAACAGCAAAAAAACTGCTTGCCGCAACAGATCCTGAAGACAAGCGCATTAGACTACTGGGTATTTCCCTTTCCAACTTCGGCGAAATTACCGTAAAAGGAAAAGATGAAAAACCAACTGATCAGCTCAGGCTGTTCCCTTTCTGA
- a CDS encoding GmrSD restriction endonuclease domain-containing protein, which translates to METIKEIFNHKLFRIPDYQRGYSWEKNHLDDFWQDISNLQKDRIHYTGMISVEEVDKSEYFSWEEDKWLIEGKGDKPYFIVDGQQRITTIIILIWVISDKITDLEQISYNSKKDIINKYIYTENLPEHKKSYIFGYHKDNPSYEFLKREIFEQIDGVTNSELEQTVYTNNLLYAKKYFIEKVAKLNIKDLGDLFDKITKQLKFDFKVLEKELDIFIVFETMNNRGKPLSNLEKLKNRLIYLSTLLKDDNPDLRIQLRNNINEHWKTIYKYLGLNKEKKLDDDLFLQSHWIMFKRYERREPEFYATDIFERYYTSQNVISGEENYYTISNYIESLALSVKQWFVMNNPSHRHAQDLAASDNVIFWLKKLNRLGFKSFAPLIMGALVIEEDKQKIVQLLKATESYVFLIFDVSFRRSNTGTYHFSAKASELYNKEKDIIELIHDIKYWIYGDDDYNGYFDINSFYSYLKDLFVREGSNGFYDWKYLRYFLFEYELYLNDNISSGRDWNELKFVEYIYPNNPVKACWKSTFKRFSANERKRLSGSLGNFTLLPHAVLEEDNCFEDKKLYFLNSKNSLEIANLESWGPDDILSRGVKMLGFMEKRWNISIPEDFKQELLFLDFDFEKS; encoded by the coding sequence ATGGAAACAATTAAAGAAATTTTCAATCACAAACTCTTTAGAATACCGGATTATCAAAGAGGGTATTCGTGGGAAAAGAATCATTTGGATGATTTTTGGCAAGATATTTCAAACCTCCAAAAGGATAGAATTCACTACACAGGTATGATAAGTGTCGAGGAAGTAGATAAAAGTGAATACTTTAGCTGGGAGGAAGACAAATGGTTGATAGAAGGCAAAGGTGATAAACCATACTTTATAGTAGATGGACAACAAAGAATTACGACAATTATCATTTTAATTTGGGTAATTTCTGATAAAATAACTGATTTGGAACAAATCAGTTACAATAGTAAAAAAGATATTATCAATAAATATATATATACAGAAAATCTCCCTGAACATAAAAAATCCTACATATTTGGCTATCACAAAGACAATCCTAGCTATGAATTTTTAAAACGAGAAATCTTTGAACAGATTGATGGCGTAACTAATTCAGAACTTGAACAAACGGTTTACACAAACAATTTACTATATGCAAAGAAGTATTTTATCGAAAAAGTTGCAAAGCTAAACATTAAGGATTTAGGCGACTTATTTGATAAAATAACCAAACAGCTAAAATTCGACTTCAAAGTCCTGGAAAAAGAATTAGATATATTTATTGTATTTGAAACAATGAATAATCGAGGTAAACCTCTTTCTAATTTAGAAAAACTTAAGAATAGATTAATTTACCTTTCCACTTTATTAAAAGACGACAATCCAGACCTCAGAATTCAGTTAAGAAATAATATTAATGAACATTGGAAGACCATTTACAAATATTTAGGTTTAAATAAAGAAAAAAAATTAGACGACGATTTATTTCTTCAAAGTCACTGGATAATGTTCAAAAGGTATGAGAGAAGAGAACCCGAATTTTACGCAACGGATATATTTGAAAGGTATTATACATCTCAAAATGTTATCTCAGGGGAGGAAAATTATTACACAATAAGTAACTATATTGAAAGTCTTGCTTTGAGTGTAAAACAATGGTTTGTGATGAATAACCCCTCGCATCGTCATGCGCAAGATCTTGCTGCATCAGATAACGTAATTTTTTGGTTAAAAAAATTAAATCGCTTAGGATTTAAATCATTTGCACCCTTAATAATGGGAGCCTTAGTAATTGAAGAAGACAAACAAAAAATTGTACAGCTTTTAAAAGCGACAGAATCATATGTGTTTTTAATTTTTGATGTTTCATTTAGACGATCAAATACCGGTACTTACCATTTTAGTGCTAAAGCTAGTGAACTATATAATAAAGAAAAAGACATTATTGAGCTAATACACGATATAAAATACTGGATTTACGGAGATGATGATTATAATGGATATTTTGATATAAATAGTTTCTACTCATATCTAAAGGATTTGTTTGTTAGAGAAGGATCAAATGGCTTTTATGATTGGAAATATTTAAGGTATTTTCTATTCGAGTATGAACTTTACTTGAATGATAATATTTCTTCAGGTAGAGATTGGAATGAATTGAAATTCGTAGAATATATTTACCCAAATAACCCCGTAAAAGCATGTTGGAAGTCGACTTTTAAGAGATTCAGCGCTAATGAGAGAAAGCGATTAAGTGGGAGCCTGGGTAATTTTACGTTACTTCCCCATGCAGTATTGGAAGAGGACAATTGCTTTGAGGATAAAAAGCTATATTTTTTAAATTCAAAAAATTCGTTGGAAATCGCAAACTTAGAAAGCTGGGGCCCTGACGACATATTAAGCAGAGGGGTAAAAATGTTGGGATTCATGGAAAAAAGATGGAATATTTCAATTCCGGAAGATTTTAAGCAAGAGCTTTTATTTTTGGATTTTGATTTTGAGAAGAGTTAA
- a CDS encoding DUF4435 domain-containing protein, whose amino-acid sequence MMNFLDSFFFKAESILPRAGNIRLLQHYNSQHKTIHVFVEDEDDFEFYRPFITLTYIDFKIIPYFQKGKKYVKEAYYEINWSRFIKSKVLFFTDKDYDDILGRETVNDINFFVTKHYSIENYLATVESFDFILSRCFGLKHQGLKQNLLDKFKNTYEIFQSNLLPITAFILIYRKDENHLKLDYLKMSYFFHFDELEIFYKKLVPQFEFDKTTKSLTIAKLEKLIIRNQSILEYIEDKCFADRSNFSLNKLLGHRNAIKLIDDPKKYIRGKYDIWFLLESFRCVERMTGKINLKIKEMNNSLTEHQQIPLIRKNIDLNINNVFDVLPPKINMPTDIRQFLTINLDHLNGNN is encoded by the coding sequence ATGATGAATTTCTTAGATAGTTTCTTTTTCAAAGCAGAATCGATACTACCACGTGCAGGTAATATTCGTCTTTTACAACACTATAATTCTCAACACAAAACAATCCATGTTTTCGTAGAAGATGAGGATGATTTTGAATTCTATCGCCCATTTATAACTTTGACTTATATAGATTTTAAGATTATTCCGTATTTTCAAAAGGGGAAGAAATATGTAAAAGAGGCGTATTATGAGATAAATTGGAGTAGGTTTATAAAGTCGAAAGTCCTGTTTTTTACGGATAAAGATTATGATGACATTCTCGGTAGAGAAACAGTAAACGACATAAATTTTTTTGTAACAAAACACTATTCCATAGAAAATTATTTAGCTACTGTTGAATCGTTTGATTTCATATTGTCACGATGTTTTGGATTAAAACATCAAGGACTAAAACAAAACCTTTTAGATAAGTTTAAAAACACATATGAAATATTTCAATCAAATTTATTGCCTATTACAGCATTTATATTGATTTATAGAAAAGATGAAAATCACCTTAAACTCGATTATTTAAAAATGAGTTATTTTTTCCATTTTGATGAACTTGAAATTTTTTATAAAAAATTAGTGCCTCAATTTGAATTTGATAAAACTACTAAAAGTCTAACCATTGCTAAATTGGAAAAGCTTATTATTAGAAACCAATCAATATTAGAATATATCGAAGATAAGTGTTTTGCGGACCGCTCTAATTTTTCTCTAAATAAATTATTGGGTCATAGGAACGCTATAAAACTTATAGATGACCCCAAAAAATATATTCGAGGAAAATATGATATATGGTTTTTATTAGAATCTTTTCGATGTGTAGAAAGAATGACTGGGAAGATTAATCTCAAAATAAAAGAAATGAACAATTCTTTAACAGAACATCAGCAGATTCCGTTAATTCGTAAAAATATAGACCTTAATATAAACAATGTGTTTGACGTACTACCTCCTAAAATAAATATGCCAACGGATATCAGACAATTCTTAACTATCAATCTGGATCATTTAAATGGAAACAATTAA
- a CDS encoding 3-keto-disaccharide hydrolase — protein sequence MTTTKKLFAAGLFAAFFSFFLTHANAQTKDGWRQLFNGKDLNGWKHVGPGSRYVKDGLTGSHGGMGLEYWTKEKFGNCTIRVVYKMEKFNSNSGVFIRIPIEPREEWMPVFYGYEVQIDNHPETSKEDEYHITGTLYSLTKPLAKPGKPGPQWNTMEITLDGPRTIVTVNGQKVTDYTEGQPTPARKFDFEPQRGVRPNEGYIGLQNHGDNDIVFFKEVSVKPLKK from the coding sequence ATGACGACTACCAAAAAGTTATTTGCTGCCGGCTTATTTGCGGCTTTTTTTTCTTTTTTTTTAACGCACGCCAATGCCCAAACCAAAGACGGCTGGCGACAGTTGTTTAACGGAAAGGATCTGAACGGCTGGAAACACGTGGGCCCCGGCAGCCGCTACGTTAAAGATGGCCTCACCGGCAGCCATGGCGGTATGGGGCTGGAATACTGGACCAAAGAAAAATTTGGCAATTGCACCATTCGTGTGGTGTATAAAATGGAAAAGTTTAACAGCAACTCGGGCGTGTTTATCCGCATCCCTATTGAGCCGCGCGAGGAATGGATGCCTGTATTTTATGGCTACGAGGTGCAGATAGACAATCACCCGGAAACCTCTAAGGAAGACGAATACCATATCACCGGCACCCTATATTCATTAACCAAGCCGTTGGCTAAACCGGGCAAGCCCGGGCCGCAGTGGAATACCATGGAGATTACCCTTGACGGGCCGCGCACCATTGTTACCGTAAACGGCCAAAAGGTTACCGACTATACTGAAGGCCAGCCAACCCCGGCCCGTAAGTTTGATTTTGAACCGCAGCGCGGCGTCCGCCCTAATGAGGGGTACATCGGCCTGCAAAACCATGGCGATAATGATATCGTTTTTTTTAAAGAAGTATCTGTTAAACCGCTGAAAAAATAA
- a CDS encoding Gfo/Idh/MocA family protein, translating into MEESKKNTAITRGDFIKKAAIATAGFYIVPRYVLGGKGYTAPSDKLYIAAVGCGGEAENDIHHYATAPKKNAEMAFLCDVDDRMAAPRRKEFPKAKFYHDWREMFEKESKHFDAVTVAIPDHNHALVGLSAMQLKKHLYLQKPLTHDIYEARILTEASKKYQVVTQMGDQGASCDGMCTMREWFEAGLIGDIEKVYCWTDRPVWPQGISWPKTSPPVPKELKWDLWLGTAKQTNYIDNLVPFNWRGWWEFGTGALGDMGCHIMGPPFKLLGLGYPTEVSGSASTVYKGIFKEGIYPESGPVSSSIKFKFTQQNGKPLDLYWMDGGITPERLSELDPSVNMNEALGDIPAENDFEGCTLFIGSKGKVSCGWGGSHPRLLPLSLNKDVHVAEKYPRIQGGMDGHWWQWVDASIAGYGKMEVDSPFVGYAGPLTETVLMGNLLLRTFDLQEKIKRNDPVYGNMEGYKFSGRYTALKWDGENMKITNFEPANQYIKREYRKGWGELKL; encoded by the coding sequence ATGGAAGAAAGCAAAAAAAACACCGCCATTACCCGCGGCGACTTTATAAAGAAAGCGGCTATTGCCACTGCCGGGTTTTATATTGTGCCCCGCTATGTGCTGGGCGGCAAGGGCTATACCGCCCCCAGCGACAAGCTGTACATTGCGGCAGTAGGCTGCGGCGGCGAAGCGGAAAACGATATTCATCATTATGCTACCGCCCCGAAGAAGAATGCCGAAATGGCTTTTCTTTGCGATGTGGATGACCGCATGGCCGCACCGCGCCGCAAGGAATTCCCTAAAGCAAAATTTTACCACGACTGGCGCGAAATGTTTGAAAAAGAAAGTAAACACTTTGATGCCGTTACTGTCGCCATTCCTGACCATAACCATGCGCTGGTGGGCCTGAGTGCCATGCAGCTTAAAAAGCATTTATACCTGCAAAAACCGCTTACGCATGATATTTACGAGGCGCGCATATTAACCGAAGCCAGCAAAAAGTACCAGGTGGTTACCCAAATGGGCGACCAGGGTGCCAGCTGCGACGGCATGTGCACCATGCGCGAATGGTTTGAAGCAGGCCTGATAGGAGACATTGAGAAAGTGTATTGCTGGACCGACCGCCCTGTATGGCCGCAGGGTATCTCGTGGCCAAAAACGAGTCCGCCTGTGCCGAAGGAATTGAAATGGGACCTGTGGCTGGGTACCGCCAAACAAACTAATTATATTGACAACCTGGTGCCTTTTAACTGGCGCGGCTGGTGGGAATTTGGCACCGGCGCCCTGGGCGATATGGGCTGCCACATTATGGGCCCGCCGTTTAAGCTGCTGGGCCTGGGCTATCCAACCGAGGTTTCTGGAAGCGCCAGCACTGTTTATAAAGGCATATTTAAGGAAGGGATTTATCCAGAAAGCGGGCCGGTATCCAGCTCCATAAAATTTAAGTTTACCCAGCAAAACGGCAAACCGCTTGACCTGTACTGGATGGATGGCGGTATTACCCCTGAACGACTTTCGGAGCTTGACCCCTCGGTAAATATGAATGAAGCGCTGGGCGACATCCCGGCCGAAAATGATTTTGAGGGCTGCACCCTTTTCATTGGTAGTAAAGGGAAGGTAAGCTGCGGCTGGGGTGGCAGTCACCCCCGGTTGCTACCATTATCATTAAATAAAGATGTGCACGTGGCGGAGAAATATCCGCGCATCCAGGGTGGCATGGACGGCCACTGGTGGCAATGGGTGGATGCCAGCATTGCCGGGTATGGCAAAATGGAGGTGGACTCGCCATTTGTAGGGTATGCCGGTCCGTTAACCGAAACGGTGCTGATGGGCAACCTGCTGCTGCGCACGTTTGATCTGCAGGAAAAAATTAAACGCAACGACCCCGTTTATGGCAACATGGAGGGCTATAAGTTCAGCGGCAGGTACACCGCGCTTAAGTGGGACGGCGAGAACATGAAGATTACCAACTTTGAACCGGCAAATCAATATATCAAACGCGAATACCGGAAGGGCTGGGGAGAGTTAAAGCTGTAG
- a CDS encoding nucleotidyl transferase family protein gives MIFHKAINNNIISILGTWDPLLPRHRAIFKKLLTYSKSKGLNPYVIIVYPQPGIFIYGNVYKDYFDLPARIELFKYLGINNVLVLDIGRDDLRAGAAGLFDELFKDSTMQLKELWAGENQYFGTGEKGLTWALQDECRERGIRLHTLKNSFKVVLDKDEVARSFRTGNFRQAAAIVGHFPTYFLHPGHHIKMYDGTYSACLRITPFDKTNEIPVTVTIADEQLAEFNHPGGYSWLVLNGVAGV, from the coding sequence ATGATCTTTCACAAAGCAATAAACAATAACATTATCAGCATTCTGGGCACGTGGGATCCACTTTTACCGCGCCACAGGGCTATCTTTAAAAAACTACTCACATACAGCAAAAGCAAGGGGTTGAATCCCTATGTAATTATTGTTTACCCGCAGCCAGGCATCTTTATTTACGGCAACGTTTACAAGGATTATTTTGACCTGCCGGCAAGGATTGAGCTTTTTAAATATTTAGGGATCAACAATGTGCTGGTGCTTGACATTGGGCGCGACGATCTTCGGGCGGGAGCCGCAGGGCTTTTTGACGAATTATTTAAAGACAGTACCATGCAATTGAAGGAGCTGTGGGCAGGCGAGAATCAGTATTTTGGCACGGGCGAAAAAGGGCTAACCTGGGCCCTGCAGGACGAATGCAGGGAACGGGGAATCAGGCTGCATACGTTGAAGAATTCGTTCAAAGTGGTGCTGGATAAAGACGAAGTTGCACGCAGTTTCCGCACCGGCAACTTCCGGCAGGCAGCGGCCATAGTGGGCCACTTTCCAACCTATTTTCTGCACCCCGGCCACCACATTAAAATGTACGACGGCACCTACAGTGCCTGCCTGAGAATTACCCCCTTCGATAAAACCAACGAAATACCTGTTACTGTTACAATAGCTGATGAGCAATTAGCTGAATTTAACCACCCTGGCGGTTACAGCTGGCTGGTGCTTAATGGGGTAGCTGGGGTATAG